In the genome of Rhodoferax sp. BAB1, one region contains:
- a CDS encoding DUF3422 family protein, with product MSAETTRLLPDDDALRAMLHNEVHARPSARIRLPALVVYVAVLNEGISREQECEHLRRLPGQQELTPERLQGNFLRLRFEGYTVKWERHTEFTRYSIVQPLPAHAHLGASDPELLSALVVAPQWLREIPGRTIAAIKLAMVHGDLTTPEATMAQARAWFGGHPLVASVMGNNGHSLAVTDFQLRDSGFERLLVIAPPATSETRAGRVSQRLLELETYRLMALRGLPVAKGLGPMLSEAERQLADITAQLENKSASEQALLDTLVSLAGRVERATAEHDYRFSATRAYDTLVGQRLTELREQPVSGTQTLGEFLQRRLSPAMATVVATAQRLASLSERVSRASALLRTRVDIATEVQNQQLLAKLTRGQELQLRLQSTVEGLSIAAISYYVVSLLLYAVKAVKAVGVPLNAEVAVGALIPLVLWGVWRTTRRIHQRLHAGR from the coding sequence GTGTCTGCCGAAACCACCCGCCTGCTGCCTGACGATGACGCGCTGCGTGCCATGTTGCACAACGAGGTGCACGCGCGTCCGTCGGCCCGTATCCGCCTGCCCGCCCTGGTCGTGTACGTGGCCGTGCTCAACGAAGGCATCAGCCGCGAGCAGGAGTGCGAGCACCTGCGCCGCTTGCCCGGCCAGCAGGAGCTGACGCCCGAGCGCCTGCAGGGCAACTTCCTGCGTCTGCGCTTCGAGGGTTACACCGTCAAGTGGGAGCGGCACACCGAGTTCACGCGCTATTCCATCGTGCAGCCGCTGCCCGCGCATGCGCACCTGGGCGCCAGCGACCCCGAGCTGCTGTCCGCCCTGGTGGTGGCACCGCAGTGGTTGCGCGAGATACCGGGCCGTACCATCGCCGCCATCAAGCTGGCCATGGTGCACGGCGACCTGACGACGCCCGAGGCGACCATGGCCCAGGCGCGTGCCTGGTTCGGCGGCCATCCCCTGGTGGCCTCGGTCATGGGCAACAACGGCCACTCGCTGGCGGTCACCGATTTCCAGCTGCGCGACAGCGGCTTCGAGCGCCTGCTGGTCATCGCGCCGCCAGCCACGAGTGAAACGCGTGCCGGCCGTGTCTCGCAGCGCCTGCTGGAGCTGGAGACCTACCGCCTCATGGCCCTGCGCGGCCTGCCCGTGGCCAAGGGCCTGGGCCCCATGCTGAGCGAAGCCGAGCGGCAGCTGGCCGACATCACGGCGCAGCTGGAGAACAAGTCGGCCTCCGAGCAGGCCTTGCTGGACACGCTGGTGTCGCTGGCCGGTCGGGTCGAGCGCGCCACGGCCGAGCACGACTACCGCTTCTCGGCCACGCGTGCCTATGACACCCTGGTGGGGCAGCGCCTGACCGAGCTGCGCGAGCAGCCCGTTTCCGGCACCCAGACCCTGGGCGAGTTCCTGCAGCGCCGCCTCTCGCCGGCCATGGCCACGGTGGTGGCCACTGCGCAGCGCCTGGCCTCCTTGTCCGAGCGCGTGTCGCGCGCCAGCGCCCTGCTGCGCACGCGTGTGGACATCGCCACCGAGGTGCAGAACCAGCAACTGCTGGCCAAGCTCACACGCGGACAGGAACTGCAGTTGCGCCTGCAGTCCACCGTGGAAGGCCTGTCCATCGCGGCCATTTCCTACTATGTGGTCAGCCTGCTGCTCTACGCGGTCAAGGCCGTCAAGGCGGTGGGTGTGCCGCTCAATGCAGAGGTGGCCGTTGGCGCGCTGATCCCGCTGGTGCTCTGGGGGGTGTGGCGCACGACACGGCGTATCCACCAGAGGCTCCACGCAGGTCGCTGA
- a CDS encoding MBL fold metallo-hydrolase: protein MLKYQTVPVTAFEQNCSIVWCDETMEAAVIDPGGDLPRITATAARLGLTLKAIWLTHAHIDHAGGTAELARQLGLPIIGPHPGDQFWIDQLAEQSRMFRFPQSERFIPTRWLQDGDTVSIGHCTLNVRHCPGHTPGHVVFHSPEAQRAFVGDVLFAGSIGRTDFPQGNHDDLISSITERLWPMGNDTVFIPGHGPESTFGRERQTNPFVGGT from the coding sequence ATGCTCAAGTACCAGACCGTCCCCGTGACCGCTTTCGAACAGAACTGCTCCATCGTCTGGTGCGACGAGACCATGGAAGCTGCGGTCATCGACCCCGGCGGCGACCTGCCGCGCATCACCGCCACCGCCGCCCGCCTGGGTCTCACGCTCAAGGCCATCTGGTTGACCCATGCCCACATCGACCACGCCGGCGGCACCGCCGAGCTGGCCCGCCAGCTGGGCCTGCCCATCATCGGCCCGCACCCGGGCGACCAGTTCTGGATCGACCAGCTGGCCGAGCAGAGCCGCATGTTCCGTTTCCCGCAGTCGGAACGTTTCATCCCCACCCGCTGGCTGCAGGATGGCGACACCGTCAGCATCGGCCACTGCACCCTGAACGTACGGCACTGCCCGGGCCACACCCCCGGCCATGTGGTCTTCCACTCGCCCGAGGCGCAGCGCGCCTTTGTCGGTGATGTGCTGTTTGCCGGCTCCATCGGGCGCACCGATTTCCCCCAGGGCAACCACGACGACCTGATCAGCAGCATCACCGAGCGACTGTGGCCCATGGGCAACGACACTGTCTTCATCCCCGGCCACGGCCCGGAAAGCACCTTCGGCCGCGAGCGCCAGACCAATCCTTTCGTGGGCGGAACGTAA
- a CDS encoding M48 family metallopeptidase has protein sequence MIDIRPFLIRRLATVLAGLLLAAGSHAAPEREGVDVGRNSAFTKLAPAEEVERMALQQYRQQLSQAAEKRALAPPDHPQLKRLRAIAQRVIPHALAWNPRARDWKWEVNLIGSKQINAYCMPGGKIAFYTGILDQLQLSDDEVAMIMGHEIAHALREHARERMGKSAVTEGVARVGGAVLSAWLGIDPRLTDGVARGGANLAVLSFSRSDESEADLVGMELAARAGYDPRAGVTLWQKMGAASKGAPPQWLSTHPAGKTRIAEIEQNLPKVLPLYERARREGQRR, from the coding sequence ATGATCGACATCCGACCTTTCCTGATCCGGCGCCTGGCCACGGTGCTGGCCGGCCTGTTGTTGGCGGCAGGCAGCCATGCGGCGCCCGAACGCGAGGGGGTGGACGTGGGCAGGAACTCGGCCTTCACCAAGCTGGCCCCGGCGGAGGAGGTCGAGCGTATGGCTTTGCAGCAGTACCGCCAGCAGTTGTCCCAGGCCGCCGAAAAGCGCGCTTTGGCCCCGCCCGACCACCCGCAGCTCAAGCGCCTGCGCGCCATCGCGCAGCGCGTCATCCCGCATGCCCTTGCCTGGAACCCGCGCGCCAGGGACTGGAAGTGGGAGGTCAACCTGATCGGCTCGAAGCAGATCAACGCCTATTGCATGCCCGGCGGCAAGATCGCCTTCTACACCGGCATCCTGGACCAGCTGCAGCTCAGCGACGATGAGGTGGCCATGATCATGGGACACGAGATTGCCCATGCCTTGCGCGAGCATGCGCGTGAGCGCATGGGCAAGAGCGCGGTGACCGAGGGGGTGGCGAGGGTCGGGGGCGCCGTGCTGTCCGCCTGGCTGGGCATCGACCCGCGCCTGACCGACGGGGTGGCGCGTGGTGGCGCCAACCTGGCGGTCCTGAGCTTCAGCCGCAGCGATGAGAGCGAGGCCGACCTCGTGGGCATGGAACTGGCGGCGCGTGCCGGCTACGACCCGCGTGCCGGCGTGACGCTGTGGCAGAAGATGGGCGCCGCCAGCAAGGGGGCACCACCGCAGTGGCTGTCCACCCACCCCGCGGGCAAGACGCGTATCGCCGAGATCGAGCAGAACCTGCCCAAGGTGTTGCCGTTGTACGAGCGGGCCCGCCGCGAGGGCCAGCGCCGGTAA
- a CDS encoding AmpG family muropeptide MFS transporter, with amino-acid sequence MTPSAPGPGQLKPSWADTLRVYLEPATLRMLALGFAAGLPLLLVLGTLSFRLREAGIDRATIGHLSWVGLAYAFKWAWAPLVDRLPLPGLTRWLGLRRSWLLLSQAAIMAGLAGMALSHPQNGLQAVVWCALIVAFASATQDIALDAFRIESAGAERQAALAAAYQTGYRMAMIWAGAGVLWLAARAEIQTTGYQNAAWATAYLVMAASMLPGVLTVLFSSEPRRHELPPARSAGEWLQGAVVEPFTDFLGRYKWQAGLILALIAVYRISDVVMGIMANPFYVDMGYSKDEVAAVTKIYGVIMTLVGAFVGGVLAMRLGVMRVLMLGAVLSAASNLLFAWLGSRGHDVTALIFVISADNLSSGIASAAFIAYLSSLTNISYSATQYALFSSMMLLAPKFIAGFSGEYVDAYGYSQFFVSTALLGLPVLLLVGLAARAAQRARN; translated from the coding sequence ATGACACCAAGTGCGCCCGGACCGGGCCAACTCAAGCCCTCCTGGGCCGACACGCTGCGCGTTTACCTCGAACCCGCCACCCTGCGCATGCTGGCCCTGGGTTTCGCCGCCGGCCTGCCCCTGCTGCTGGTGCTGGGCACACTGAGTTTTCGCCTGCGTGAGGCCGGCATTGACCGCGCCACCATCGGCCACCTGAGCTGGGTCGGCCTGGCCTATGCCTTCAAGTGGGCCTGGGCGCCGCTAGTGGACCGCCTGCCCCTGCCGGGCCTGACCCGCTGGCTGGGCCTGCGCCGCAGCTGGCTGCTGCTCTCGCAAGCAGCCATCATGGCCGGGCTGGCCGGCATGGCCCTGAGCCATCCGCAAAATGGTCTGCAAGCCGTGGTCTGGTGCGCGCTGATCGTGGCCTTCGCCTCGGCCACGCAGGACATCGCGCTGGACGCCTTCCGCATCGAATCGGCCGGGGCCGAGCGCCAGGCCGCGCTGGCGGCGGCCTACCAGACCGGCTACCGCATGGCCATGATCTGGGCCGGCGCCGGCGTGCTGTGGCTGGCCGCGCGCGCCGAGATCCAGACCACGGGTTACCAGAACGCCGCCTGGGCCACAGCCTACCTGGTCATGGCCGCCAGCATGCTGCCCGGTGTGCTGACCGTGCTGTTCTCGTCCGAACCCAGGCGGCATGAACTGCCGCCGGCGCGTAGCGCAGGCGAGTGGCTGCAGGGTGCCGTGGTGGAACCCTTTACCGACTTCCTGGGCCGCTACAAGTGGCAGGCCGGCCTGATCCTGGCGCTGATCGCGGTGTACCGCATCAGCGACGTGGTCATGGGCATCATGGCCAACCCCTTCTACGTGGACATGGGCTACAGCAAGGACGAGGTGGCGGCGGTCACCAAAATCTACGGCGTCATCATGACCCTGGTGGGCGCCTTCGTGGGCGGCGTACTGGCCATGCGCCTGGGCGTGATGCGTGTGCTGATGCTGGGCGCCGTACTCAGCGCGGCCAGCAACCTGCTGTTCGCCTGGCTGGGCTCGCGCGGGCATGACGTGACGGCGCTGATCTTCGTGATCTCGGCCGACAACCTTTCCAGCGGCATCGCCTCGGCGGCCTTCATCGCCTACCTCTCCAGCCTGACCAACATCAGCTACTCGGCCACGCAGTACGCCCTGTTCAGTTCCATGATGCTGCTGGCGCCCAAATTCATCGCCGGTTTCTCGGGCGAGTACGTGGATGCCTACGGCTACAGCCAGTTCTTCGTCTCCACCGCCTTGCTGGGCCTGCCCGTGCTGCTGCTGGTGGGGCTGGCGGCACGCGCTGCCCAGCGGGCCCGCAACTGA
- a CDS encoding response regulator — protein MSQPLLMIEDDARLAAMVSEYLAQSGYSVEIAGSGEEGLARLQATHPAPQLLVLDLMLPDMDGLEICRRIRALPSALAQTPILMLTAKGDPMDRVIGLEMGADDYLAKPFEPRELLARIRAVLRRRGGNGPAPASQLRFGSLAIDRDARTVTVNGQASELTSYQFDLLVALAERAGRVLTRDQIMEAVRGRELEAFDRSIDVHMGRIRAAIEADPKAPKRILTVRGVGYVFARQQD, from the coding sequence ATGAGCCAGCCCCTGCTGATGATCGAAGACGACGCCCGCCTGGCCGCCATGGTCAGCGAGTACCTGGCGCAATCCGGTTACAGCGTGGAGATCGCGGGCAGCGGCGAAGAAGGCCTGGCCCGGCTGCAGGCTACCCATCCGGCGCCCCAGTTGCTGGTGCTCGACCTGATGCTGCCCGACATGGACGGGCTGGAAATCTGCCGCCGCATCCGCGCCCTGCCCTCGGCCCTGGCGCAGACCCCCATCCTGATGCTCACCGCCAAGGGCGACCCCATGGACCGCGTGATCGGACTGGAAATGGGCGCCGACGATTACCTGGCCAAACCCTTCGAGCCGCGCGAGTTGCTGGCGCGCATCCGTGCCGTGCTGCGCCGCCGCGGCGGCAACGGCCCGGCACCGGCCAGCCAGCTGCGCTTCGGCTCGCTGGCCATCGACCGCGACGCGCGCACCGTCACTGTCAACGGCCAGGCCAGCGAACTGACCTCGTACCAGTTCGACCTGCTGGTCGCGCTGGCCGAGCGCGCCGGGCGCGTGCTCACGCGCGACCAGATCATGGAAGCCGTGCGCGGGCGCGAACTGGAAGCCTTCGACCGCTCGATCGACGTGCACATGGGCCGCATCCGCGCGGCCATCGAAGCCGACCCCAAAGCCCCCAAGCGCATCCTGACCGTGCGCGGCGTGGGTTACGTCTTTGCCCGCCAACAGGACTGA
- a CDS encoding ATP-binding protein codes for MSTPLAQRLSIRIWLAVVATIVLLTLIFGWIWRQDAERERAQRPGREIVLRNAQGEILGQAQARGNRVPGQGWEFEVPLRDGQTVYVQLPRPGNRPPPQPAPSWWRPPYNLLAMLILVAAAVALGAYPIVRRLTKRLETLQQGVERWGAGDLSRRLPEDGQDEVAFLAQRFNIAAARVQALLLSHKALLANASHELRSPLARIRMGLELMQVQPSPATHAEIARNIHELDQLIDEILLASRLDASPDDLGPLEPVELVGLCAEECARTGAELEAPPGTTTVLVTGLSRLLRRALRNLLENARRHGGGAVSLTLQTQGAQVEIRVCDQGPGVPLALRERIFEPFFRLPGASEREGGVGLGLALVRSIAQRHGGTVHCEERPGGGACFLLRLPLAG; via the coding sequence ATGTCCACACCATTGGCCCAGCGCCTCTCCATCCGCATCTGGCTGGCCGTGGTGGCCACCATCGTGCTGCTGACGCTGATCTTCGGCTGGATCTGGCGCCAGGATGCCGAGCGCGAACGCGCCCAGCGCCCGGGCCGCGAGATCGTGCTGCGCAACGCCCAGGGCGAAATACTGGGCCAGGCCCAGGCCCGTGGCAACCGCGTGCCAGGCCAGGGCTGGGAGTTCGAAGTGCCCCTGCGCGACGGGCAGACCGTCTACGTGCAGCTGCCACGGCCCGGCAACCGCCCGCCCCCGCAGCCTGCGCCCTCCTGGTGGCGTCCGCCCTACAACCTGCTGGCCATGCTGATCCTCGTGGCCGCCGCCGTGGCGCTGGGTGCCTATCCCATCGTGCGGCGCCTGACCAAACGGCTCGAAACCCTGCAGCAGGGTGTGGAGCGCTGGGGCGCAGGCGATCTGTCGCGCCGCCTGCCCGAGGACGGGCAGGACGAAGTGGCCTTCCTGGCGCAACGCTTCAACATCGCCGCCGCCCGCGTGCAGGCCCTGCTGCTCTCGCACAAGGCCCTGCTGGCCAATGCCTCGCACGAACTGCGTTCCCCGCTGGCGCGCATCCGCATGGGCCTGGAACTGATGCAGGTCCAGCCCAGCCCGGCCACCCACGCTGAAATCGCACGCAATATCCACGAACTCGACCAGTTGATCGACGAGATCCTGCTGGCCAGCCGGCTGGACGCCAGCCCCGACGATCTGGGCCCGCTGGAGCCGGTGGAGCTGGTCGGCCTGTGCGCCGAGGAATGCGCCCGTACCGGTGCCGAACTGGAAGCGCCCCCCGGCACCACCACGGTGCTGGTCACCGGCCTGTCCCGGCTATTGCGCCGCGCCCTGCGCAACCTGCTGGAAAACGCCCGCCGGCACGGCGGTGGTGCCGTGAGCCTGACCCTGCAGACCCAGGGGGCACAGGTCGAGATCCGGGTCTGCGACCAGGGGCCGGGCGTGCCGCTAGCCCTGCGCGAGCGCATCTTCGAGCCCTTCTTCCGCCTGCCCGGTGCTTCCGAGCGCGAGGGTGGCGTGGGCCTGGGCCTGGCCCTGGTGCGCTCCATCGCCCAGCGCCACGGCGGCACGGTGCACTGCGAAGAGCGCCCGGGCGGCGGCGCCTGCTTCTTGCTGCGCCTGCCGCTGGCCGGCTGA
- the waaF gene encoding lipopolysaccharide heptosyltransferase II: protein MRRLAARGERLTVGALPWVAPVYRAMPQVAEVIEFPFAHGGLQLKARRALARQLEGRFGVAYVLPNSLKSALLPFLASIPRRVGYLGEARVGLLTHRLKNPSKGKRPPMVAFYSALAGEPGIETDRPQLQLAPAQIDAVLAAQGLARGGYYVFVPGAEYGSAKRWPVARYAELARSLDAPVLVLGSGKEAPLGVEICALAAGADCRNLAGATSLAEAFCLIAGARRVISNDTGLMHVAAALDVPQVAIFGSSSPEHTPPLSALARVLWLKQDPAYQPPLDCAPCFERECPLGHLRCLNDITADRVRAAL, encoded by the coding sequence ATGCGCCGCCTCGCCGCGCGCGGCGAGCGGCTCACCGTCGGGGCCCTGCCCTGGGTGGCGCCGGTCTACCGGGCCATGCCCCAGGTGGCCGAGGTGATCGAATTCCCCTTTGCGCACGGTGGCCTGCAGCTCAAGGCGCGGCGTGCGCTGGCCCGGCAGCTCGAAGGCCGCTTCGGCGTGGCCTACGTGCTGCCCAATTCCCTCAAGAGCGCGCTGCTGCCTTTCCTGGCCAGCATCCCCAGGCGCGTGGGTTATCTGGGCGAGGCGCGCGTGGGCCTGCTGACGCACCGTCTGAAAAACCCGTCCAAGGGCAAACGCCCGCCCATGGTCGCCTTCTACTCGGCCCTGGCTGGCGAACCCGGCATCGAAACCGACCGCCCGCAGCTGCAGCTGGCCCCGGCCCAGATCGATGCCGTGCTGGCGGCGCAGGGATTGGCACGCGGCGGCTACTACGTCTTCGTCCCTGGCGCCGAGTACGGCTCGGCCAAACGCTGGCCGGTGGCGCGGTATGCCGAACTCGCCCGCTCGCTGGATGCGCCGGTGCTGGTGCTCGGTTCGGGCAAGGAGGCACCCCTGGGTGTCGAGATCTGCGCCCTGGCCGCAGGGGCCGACTGCCGCAACCTGGCAGGGGCCACCAGCCTGGCCGAGGCCTTCTGCCTGATCGCCGGTGCGCGCCGGGTCATCAGCAACGACACCGGGCTGATGCACGTGGCCGCAGCCCTGGACGTGCCCCAGGTGGCGATCTTCGGTTCCAGCAGCCCCGAGCACACGCCGCCGCTGAGTGCTTTAGCTCGCGTGCTCTGGCTCAAGCAGGACCCGGCCTACCAGCCCCCGCTGGACTGCGCCCCCTGTTTCGAGCGCGAGTGCCCCCTGGGCCATCTGCGCTGCCTCAACGACATCACGGCTGATCGCGTGCGCGCTGCGCTCTGA
- a CDS encoding zinc-finger domain-containing protein, which produces MSKSTIELLATDLNAQGGVYCPSPKADMKLWNSHPKVYLDVGHTGEAKCPYCGTVYKLKAGEHFAAHH; this is translated from the coding sequence ATGAGCAAGTCCACCATCGAACTGCTGGCCACGGACCTGAACGCCCAGGGGGGTGTCTACTGCCCCAGCCCCAAAGCCGACATGAAGCTCTGGAACAGCCATCCCAAGGTCTATCTTGACGTGGGCCATACCGGCGAAGCTAAGTGCCCGTATTGCGGCACGGTTTACAAGCTGAAGGCCGGTGAGCATTTCGCCGCGCACCACTGA
- a CDS encoding branched-chain amino acid transaminase: MSPLPTSMSDRDGKIWMDGQLVEWRDAKIHVLSHTLHYGCGAFEGVRAYNTVNGTAIFRLQEHTERLFNSAKILRMKIPFSMEQVNEAQKEVVRANKLESCYLRPLTWIGDKKLGVSPKGNTIHLMVAAWAWGAYLGEEGMKRGIRVKTSSYTRHHVNITMTQAKAVSNYTNSILANMEATDDGYDEALLLDSSGFVSEGAGENIFVIKNGVIYTPDLSAGALNGITRNTVFHIAKDLGLEIVQKRITRDEVYIADEAFFTGTAAEVTPIRELDRVEIGSGSRGPITEKIQSAFFDIVNGRNPKYAHWLTKV, translated from the coding sequence ATGAGCCCCCTACCGACCTCGATGTCCGACCGCGACGGAAAAATCTGGATGGACGGCCAGCTGGTGGAATGGCGTGACGCCAAAATCCACGTGCTGAGCCATACCCTGCACTACGGCTGCGGCGCTTTCGAGGGCGTACGGGCCTACAACACGGTCAACGGCACGGCCATCTTCCGCCTGCAGGAGCACACCGAGCGCCTGTTCAACAGTGCCAAGATCCTGCGCATGAAGATCCCCTTCAGCATGGAGCAGGTCAACGAGGCGCAGAAGGAAGTGGTGCGTGCCAACAAGCTGGAGAGCTGCTACCTGCGTCCGCTGACCTGGATCGGCGACAAGAAGCTGGGCGTCTCCCCCAAGGGCAACACCATCCACCTGATGGTCGCGGCCTGGGCCTGGGGCGCCTACCTGGGCGAAGAGGGCATGAAACGCGGCATCCGCGTCAAGACCTCCAGCTATACCCGCCATCACGTCAACATCACCATGACGCAGGCCAAGGCGGTGAGCAACTACACCAACTCCATCCTGGCCAATATGGAAGCCACGGACGACGGTTACGACGAGGCCCTGCTGCTGGATTCGTCCGGTTTCGTCTCCGAAGGCGCGGGCGAGAACATCTTCGTCATCAAGAACGGCGTCATCTACACCCCCGACCTGTCGGCCGGCGCGCTCAACGGCATCACGCGCAACACGGTGTTCCACATCGCCAAGGACCTGGGCCTGGAGATCGTGCAAAAGCGCATCACGCGCGACGAGGTCTATATCGCCGACGAGGCTTTCTTCACCGGCACCGCCGCCGAAGTGACGCCGATCCGCGAGCTGGACCGTGTCGAGATCGGCAGCGGTTCGCGCGGCCCGATCACGGAGAAGATCCAGAGCGCCTTCTTCGACATCGTCAACGGCCGCAATCCCAAGTACGCCCACTGGCTGACGAAGGTTTAA
- a CDS encoding glycerate kinase, with product MGALTFWLMLHFTRLMHVLKRAADSPLGYVGSAVMLQAKLKPGMTLMHVIAMTRSLGVQLSPLGSQPEQFRWTDPYEASVTCDFADGKLLRWEFCRPDATDPGSTTMPGLPPAP from the coding sequence GTGGGTGCCCTGACCTTCTGGCTGATGCTGCACTTCACGCGCCTCATGCATGTCCTCAAGCGCGCGGCCGACAGCCCGCTGGGTTATGTGGGCAGCGCGGTCATGCTGCAGGCCAAACTCAAGCCGGGCATGACGCTGATGCACGTGATAGCCATGACGCGCTCGCTGGGTGTGCAGCTCAGCCCGCTTGGCAGCCAGCCCGAGCAGTTCCGCTGGACCGATCCTTACGAGGCCTCGGTCACCTGCGACTTTGCCGACGGCAAGCTGCTGCGCTGGGAGTTCTGCCGCCCGGACGCGACCGACCCCGGCTCCACCACCATGCCGGGCCTGCCGCCGGCCCCGTAA
- a CDS encoding aldo/keto reductase has protein sequence MKQVRLPSGELVPALGQGTWYMGEDRSARQAEVAALQIGLDLGLTLIDTAEMYAEGGAEEVVGEALAGRREQAFVVSKVYPHNASRLGAIAACERSLKRLKTDCIDLYLLHWRGQHPLAETVEAFEALQRVGKIRHWGVSNLDLDDMRELWDVPGGSACAANQLLYNLGRRGIEWALLPWLRERGMVTMAYSPIEQARLLRQPGLKDFARRHGVTPAQAALAWLLGQEGMIAIPKSASVAHVRENAAAGGFTLEAVQRAELDRLFLPPAGPSALDML, from the coding sequence ATGAAGCAAGTCCGTTTACCTTCGGGTGAACTGGTGCCCGCCCTGGGCCAGGGCACCTGGTACATGGGCGAGGACCGCAGCGCGCGCCAGGCAGAGGTCGCGGCTCTTCAGATCGGCCTGGACCTGGGCCTGACGCTGATCGACACGGCCGAGATGTACGCCGAGGGCGGGGCCGAAGAGGTGGTGGGCGAGGCGTTGGCCGGGCGGCGCGAGCAGGCCTTTGTGGTCAGCAAGGTCTACCCGCACAACGCCTCGCGCTTGGGGGCCATCGCCGCCTGCGAGCGCAGCCTCAAGCGTCTGAAGACCGATTGCATTGATCTCTACCTGCTGCACTGGCGCGGCCAGCACCCGCTGGCCGAGACCGTCGAGGCCTTCGAAGCTTTGCAGCGCGTCGGCAAGATTCGCCACTGGGGGGTGAGCAATCTGGACCTGGACGACATGCGTGAGCTGTGGGACGTGCCTGGCGGCTCGGCCTGTGCAGCCAACCAGCTGCTCTACAACCTGGGCCGCCGCGGCATTGAGTGGGCGTTGTTACCCTGGCTACGCGAGCGCGGCATGGTCACCATGGCCTATTCGCCCATCGAGCAGGCCCGCCTGTTGCGCCAGCCGGGGCTCAAGGACTTTGCGCGCCGTCACGGCGTGACGCCGGCCCAGGCCGCGCTGGCCTGGCTGCTGGGGCAGGAGGGGATGATCGCCATCCCCAAATCGGCCAGCGTGGCCCATGTACGTGAGAACGCAGCGGCGGGCGGATTCACGCTCGAAGCTGTGCAACGGGCCGAACTCGACCGCCTGTTTCTCCCGCCTGCCGGGCCCTCGGCTCTGGACATGCTCTGA
- a CDS encoding heme-binding protein, translating to MSNLTLAIARDLIDQAMAHAEQNFKKPVCVSVCDATGLLLAFVRMEGAPLRSVAISQGKGYSAARLGVTTQAVLERLHRENIAIGYFCDPQLTALPGGSPLKDKDGVLRGAIGVSGLTSAEDQQVTDFIAAKFAA from the coding sequence ATGTCCAACCTTACCCTCGCCATCGCCCGTGACCTGATCGACCAGGCCATGGCGCATGCCGAACAAAACTTCAAGAAACCGGTCTGCGTCTCGGTCTGTGACGCCACAGGCCTGCTGCTGGCTTTTGTGCGCATGGAGGGTGCACCGCTACGCAGTGTCGCCATCTCGCAAGGCAAGGGTTACAGCGCGGCGCGTTTGGGCGTCACCACCCAGGCCGTGCTGGAGCGTCTGCACCGCGAGAACATAGCGATCGGCTACTTTTGTGACCCGCAACTCACGGCCCTGCCCGGCGGCTCGCCGCTCAAGGACAAGGACGGCGTGCTGCGCGGTGCCATTGGCGTCAGCGGCCTGACCTCGGCCGAGGACCAGCAGGTCACCGACTTCATCGCTGCCAAGTTCGCGGCATGA